ATCGCCGCACAAACCAAAACAAACCCAAGCAAGGATAACACAAGCAACGATGCGTCGCGAGGGACCGCAGCGCGGGTGGGTGCGAGTATACAATCTGGACCTGCTGATCGACCCGGAGGCGGAAGGGGAACACAAGCAGCGGCGCGTCTCGGCGCACACGACCGTGGCGGGGACGTCGACGGTGGCCAATGGCGGGTACATCAGGGCGCCGCAGAAGCCCACCAACCACTCCAAGCCTTCCTGCGGCGGCAGCATCTGCAAGGCGCTCAGCGGCAAGAGCGGCGGATCGTCAGCGtcggggaaggggaggcgcAAGTTCTGGCACGACAAAATCAGGACGATCTACCTCGAGATGGCCGATGGCATCGACGGGCAGTTCGATGATGACATGGATTAGTTCATCAGCGCACATATACAGCGTCGGCATCGGGTTTATGGGAGGAAGAGGGCCAGCTGACAGAACGAGAGAAAATTCGATGAGTTTGTAAAGCTGTGATTTTTGTGATGTCTGAATCTTCTGTTAACGAGACGTTTCTTGTTAAAAATATAATTACTGCACGTGATATTTGGTCTCAAAGTTTGAAAGTTTCTGTCGTGCCATCTTAAGCGTTTAAAGTTCGATTTCTAAATTTGAGTGTTGCTAATTTTCTGCTGTGCCGTATTAAGTGTTCTAAGTTCAGTTCGagtgttgtttttttttcttatctgaaattttaaaaagtcCTCggtcattttttattttaagtaAAGTAGCGTTGCCTCTTTCTACGGGATTCTTGCAGCAGAAGACAataagaagagagaaaaaactgAGTCATGGAAATCCTATTGTTCCCCGGCCGTCAAAAGAAATCCTATTGTTCTCACAACAAAACTTAAATATGcattgtcaaaaaaatttaCATATGCATTACATCATCGTCTTTATATATCAAAGGGAGGACGACCGGGGTCGACCACGAGAGAATACAAGGTTCAGAGAAACAAACtcggaaaagaagagaaaaaagagagagagttAAACAAGAAACTCAAGCTCAAGGAACATCATCAGGTCATGAGAGCTCCCGCTTCCTGAAGTCACAACCGTTGCCATGATTCTATCGACATGAATAAAAACTCAAAGAGAGAGTAGCAAGAGGAattaaaagaaaagcaaaaccaAATATATTTCGGTGTACATACCACACATTTGTAGAACTCCTTCAGAAAGTTATCCGGTGTTCGAGAGGTGTATACCCTAACCCTCCTGTAGTTGCACGACGTGCACATGACGAGCGACATGTGAGGCCACACGCTCTTGCACCATGCTCAAACTTTCTTTCCGGCCATGGCACCCCACAAGACCATTCGACTAGCTAGGCACCCCTTGAgttggataaaaaaaaagaggccaTGAAGAGCATTAAAGTCGGGCATTATCCGACGCCTGAACCCTTCATCCGTTACAAGACACAATGAACAGAGAGTAAAAGGACATTAACCAGGATGCCTTCACGACGATAACGTTGCTGACTAGGCTATTGTATAAACTACCCTTTGTCGAAATATATAATG
The Brachypodium distachyon strain Bd21 chromosome 2, Brachypodium_distachyon_v3.0, whole genome shotgun sequence genome window above contains:
- the LOC106866163 gene encoding uncharacterized protein LOC106866163, giving the protein MRREGPQRGWVRVYNLDLLIDPEAEGEHKQRRVSAHTTVAGTSTVANGGYIRAPQKPTNHSKPSCGGSICKALSGKSGGSSASGKGRRKFWHDKIRTIYLEMADGIDGQFDDDMD